From a single Glycine soja cultivar W05 chromosome 19, ASM419377v2, whole genome shotgun sequence genomic region:
- the LOC114400744 gene encoding surfeit locus protein 6-like encodes MTKKKKQNGVVVGEGDGVGGVVDLESVIHNHALFFDKLIELIPAKFYLPTDDKEKPWFQGLNKAAKAKAKKETKENIKKSRRDRLDPDKPSATTLDLLKESFGKEKVDHSDVEQGAVAVAKPLVSGMMKRDDGSVTYEELQQRLRRRLEEFRAGRNTGNSDRKREERNARRGYKDNKRKRDGETEEGNPVRGELAAAEEKVKKDAAEASKDLVFGHVKLQNDEGKKKRKVSKHQELERAKKLEEVKKKDPEKAEAFAKKQSWKAAMDRASGVKVHDDPKLLHKSIHKEKKKQLKNAEKWKDRVQTRDQLKAEKQQKRSENIASRIREKKMRKIAKREKKLMRPGFEGRKEGFMNDGGSS; translated from the coding sequence ATGaccaagaagaagaaacaaaatggGGTTGTTGTTGGAGAGGGTGATGGTGTTGGTGGTGTTGTAGATTTGGAGTCTGTCATACACAACCACGCTCTTTTTTTCGACAAGTTGATTGAATTGATTCCCGCCAAGTTCTATCTGCCAACTGATGACAAGGAGAAGCCATGGTTTCAGGGTCTAAACAAGGCTGCAAAAGCTAAGGCAAAGAAAGAGACCAAGGAGAATATCAAGAAGTCTCGGAGGGACCGTTTAGACCCTGACAAACCTTCTGCAACTACCCTTGACCTTCTCAAGGAAAGCTTTGGAAAAGAGAAGGTGGACCACAGTGACGTAGAGCAGGGTGCGGTGGCGGTTGCTAAGCCTCTTGTTTCTGGGATGATGAAAAGAGATGATGGGTCTGTGACATATGAAGAGCTTCAGCAAAGGCTTCGTCGCAGGCTCGAAGAGTTTCGTGCAGGTCGTAATACTGGGAATTCGGATAGGAAGAGGGAAGAAAGGAATGCTAGGAGAGGATATAAGGACAACAAACGCAAGAGGGATGGTGAAACTGAGGAAGGCAACCCTGTGCGTGGTGAATTGGCGGCGGCAGAGGAGAAAGTGAAGAAGGATGCTGCAGAGGCCTCCAAGGATCTTGTGTTTGGACATGTCAAACTTCAGAATGACGAAGGGAAAAAGAAGAGGAAGGTTTCAAAGCATCAGGAACTAGAAAGGGCTAAGAAAttggaagaagtgaagaagaaagatccTGAGAAGGCTGAAGCTTTTGCTAAAAAGCAATCATGGAAAGCAGCAATGGATAGAGCTTCAGGGGTTAAGGTGCATGATGATCCAAAACTGTTGCATAAAAGCATTcataaagagaagaagaaacagCTGAAGAATGCGGAGAAGTGGAAGGATAGAGTTCAAACTAGGGACCAGTTGAAGGCAGAGAAGCAGCAGAAAAGGTCCGAGAATATAGCTTCGAGGATTCGTGAGAAGAAAATGCGGAAAATTGCCAAAAGGGAGAAAAAACTTATGCGGCCCGGCTTTGAAGGTCGCAAAGAAGGTTTTATGAATGATGGTGGGTCCAGCTAA
- the LOC114400747 gene encoding uncharacterized protein LOC114400747, whose product MVLGMRGKNRRGVTVQIDFLIHIQEIKPWPPSQSLRSLRSVLIEWKNGECASGSTNLVAPSLGSVIGEGRIEFNESFRLHVTLLRDMSVRGGDADVFQKNCLEFNLYEPRRDKTVKGQLLATGVVDLAEYGALKESLSTSVPMNCKRSYRNTDQPLLFIKIRPVERNRASALLKDSNGGDSVSTLMNEEYAEEAEIASFTDDDVSSHSSVAAVSTSIESTGFTQPKFGTNEPISNNTGVNAKKHPLASERRLENMNMVQEDTHKLERSSYVSSTDVSPVIRSLVNGHASNSPNRNSLSIQKLAASPSADSSSPSSVCDNLDINPRSMTRSSGHESLGQSFHEKLANYRNIVADVQRNSNESTFGIYSKHTSSQDRGHFTSKNPGYENFDTTKCDDKLNGRCKEADKYFMKERSNLDGNERSNLDGQNYIEDEQLVAQEARDQALLGSNTHSYGESNTSMQENILKSERLKNTKSVRLPGDSVRNAELNENGILGDAQNSSGNRSNDRRDSKILAKEIRSGTLDGKIEHLEKKIKMLEGELREAAAIEAALYTVVAEHGNSTSKVHAPARRLSRLYLHASKENLQERRAGAAKSSVSGLVLVTKACGNDVPRLTFWLSNTIVLRTIISQTVKVPPNPAGSGRRKKTEGEEGCGKITTSLRVKGLYPRKTENTALGYEGFGNWDDPHIFILALEKVEAWIFSRIIESIWWQTLTPHMQHTMVTNKEVMSATRKDYRRTSSSCDQKQGNLSVYIWKNAFREACERVCPIRARGHECGCLSMLSRLIMEQCVARLDVAMFNAILRESADDIPTDPVSDAISDPNVLPIPPGKSSFGAGAQLKTVIGTWSRWLTDLFGMDDVDSIEDKADPDHNEERENTFFKSFSILNALSDLLMLPKDMLLSASIRNEVCPMFNATLIKKILDNFVPDELCPDPVPSNVFEALNSENEMEDGKEYVNNFPCIAAPIAYSPPPATSIASIVGEIGSKSQLRRNKSSVVRKSHTSDDELDELKSPLSSIFFSVSSSPKVLTKSSLKFKEIRNQSPVRYELLRDVWMKSD is encoded by the exons ATGGTTCTAGGCATGAGAGGAAAGAACAGGAGAGGAGTCACAGTTCAAATTGATTTCCTCATTCACATTCAGGAGATTAAGCCTTGGCCTCCTTCACAATCTCTAAGATCCCTGCGATCTGTGTTGATAGAATGGAAGAATGGTGAATGTGCATCAGGTTCTACCAATCTTGTTGCCCCTTCACTTGGTTCAGTTATAGGTGAAGGGAGAATTGAATTTAATGAGTCATTTAGGCTTCATGTAACTTTGTTGAGGGACATGTCTGTGAGAGGTGGTGATGCCGATGTGTTCCAAAAGAATTGCTTGGAGTTCAACTTGTACGAGCCGCGGAGAGATAAGACTGTTAAGGGCCAGTTGCTGGCAACTGGCGTCGTAGATTTGGCAGAATATGGGGCACTTAAAGAGTCCTTGAGCACTAGTGTTCCTATGAACTGCAAGAGGAGCTACAGGAACACAGATCAGCCACTTTTGTTCATTAAAATTCGGCCCGTTGAAAGGAATCGCGCTAGTGCCTTGTTGAAGGATAGTAATGGTGGTGACTCAGTGTCAACACTCATGAATGAAGAATATGCTGAGGAAGCCGAGATTGCCTCTTTTACTGATGATGATGTCTCGTCACATTCATCTGTGGCAGCAGTTTCTACTTCAATTGAGTCCACTGGTTTTACCCAGCCAAAATTTGGAACG AACGAACCAATTAGCAACAACACTGGTGTGAATGCTAAGAAACATCCCTTGGCTTCAGAAAGAAGGCTTGAGAACATGAATATGGTGCAAGAAGATACACACAAGCTTGAGAGGAGTTCTTACGTGTCATCAACGGATGTATCTCCTGTTATCAGGAGTCTGGTAAATGGTCATGCTTCTAATTCTCCTAATCGCAATTCATTGTCAATCCAAAAGCTAGCTGCTTCACCTAGTGCCGATTCTTCATCACCATCTTCAGTTTGTGACAATTTAGACATAAATCCTAGGAGCATGACAAGAAGCAGTGGTCATGAAAGTTTGGGTCAGAGTTTTCATGAAAAGCTTGCTAATTACAGAAATATAGTTGCTGATGTCCAAAGAAACAGTAATGAAAGTACTTTTGGCATTTATTCAAAACATACATCATCTCAAGATAGAGGTCACTTCACTAGCAAAAATCCAGGCTATGAAAACTTTGATACTACTAAATGTGATGACAAATTAAATGGGAGATGTAAGGAAGCTGACAAATATTTTATGAAGGAGAGATCAAATTTGGATGGAAATGAAAGATCTAATTTGGATGGGCAAAACTACATAGAAGATGAACAATTGGTAGCACAAGAGGCCAGAGATCAAGCCTTATTGGGTAGCAATACACATTCTTATGGGGAGTCAAATACGAGTATGCAGGAAAATATTCTCAAAAGTGAAAGATTAAAGAACACGAAGTCGGTGAGGTTACCGGGAGACTCAGTTAGGAATGCTGaattaaatgaaaatggaaTTCTTGGAGATGCACAAAACAGTTCAGGGAACAGAAGCAATGACAGAAGAGATTCTAAGATTCTTGCAAAGGAAATAAGAAGTGGTACTCTAGATGGAAAAATTGAGCATTTAGAAAAGAAGATAAAGATGCTTGAAGGAGAGTTAAGAGAAGCCGCTGCTATTGAGGCTGCTTTATATACAGTAGTTGCTGAGCATGGAAACTCCACAAGTAAAGTTCATGCCCCAGCTCGGCGCCTTTCCAGGCTCTATCTTCATGCTAGTAAAGAAAATCTTCAAGAAAGAAGGGCTGGGGCAGCTAAAAGTTCAGTTTCAGGATTAGTACTTGTTACAAAGGCATGTGGAAACGATGTCCCAAG GTTGACTTTTTGGTTGTCTAATACTATAGTGTTGAGAACAATTATAAGCCAAACAGTCAAAGTTCCACCAAATCCTGCTGGATCTGGTAGAAGAAAGAAAACTGAGGGAGAGGAGGGGTGTGGCAAGATAACAACCTCACTAAGGGTGAAGGGGTTATACCCCAGAAAAACTGAAAATACAGCTTTAGGATATGAAGGTTTTGGTAACTGGGATGATCCCCATATATTCATATTAGCACTCGAAAAGGTTGAAGCTTGGATCTTCTCTCGCATTATAGAATCCATCTGGTGGCAG ACTCTGACTCCACATATGCAGCACACCATGGTGACCAACAAGGAAGTGATGTCTGCCACAAGAAAAGACTATAGAAGGACTTCAAGCTCATGTGATCAAAAGCAGGGTAACTTGTCTGTATATATTTGGAAGAATGCTTTTAGGGAAGCCTGTGAAAGGGTCTGTCCTATTCGAGCCCGAGGGCATGAGTGTGGCTGTCTGTCTATGCTTTCTAGATTG ATAATGGAGCAGTGTGTGGCGAGGTTAGATGTGGCTATGTTCAATGCCATTCTTCGCGAATCTGCTGATGATATACCAACTGATCCTGTATCTGATGCTATTAGTGATCCCAACGTTCTCCCCATTCCACCTGGAAAATCAAGCTTCGGAGCTGGTGCACAGCTAAAAACTGTG atTGGGACCTGGTCTAGATGGTTGACTGATCTATTTGGCATGGATGATGTTGACTCAATTGAAGATAAAGCTGACCCTGATCAcaatgaagagagagaaaatacatTCTTTAAGTCCTTCAGTATTCTCAATGCACTAAGTGACCTCTTGATGCTTCCTAAGGATATGCTGTTAAGTGCATCCATAAGGAATGAG GTGTGCCCAATGTTTAATGCAACACTTATCAAGAAGATTCTAGACAACTTTGTCCCGGATGAGCTTTGCCCTGATCCTGTTCCCTCTAATGTTTTTGAAGCTTTGAACTCAGAG AATGAAATGGAAGATGGAAAGGAGTATGTCAACAACTTTCCATGCATTGCAGCTCCCATTGCCTATTCACCACCACCAGCAACTTCCATTGCAAGCATTGTTGGGGAGATAGGAAGCAAATCTCAACTAAGAAGAAACAAATCTTCTGTTGTTAGGAAGTCACACACAAGTGATGATGAGCTCGATGAATTGAAGTCCCCATTGTCTTCAATATTCTTCAGTGTTTCCTCATCCCCAAAAGTTTTAACAAAATCCAGCTTGAAGTTCAAAGAAATTCGCAACCAATCTCCTGTCAGATATGAACTCCTTAGGGATGTATGGATGAAAAGCGATTAG